The following proteins are encoded in a genomic region of Variovorax paradoxus:
- a CDS encoding electron transfer flavoprotein-ubiquinone oxidoreductase gives MTHDEILAQFGPRESMEYDVVVVGGGPAGLSTAIRLKQLAAQHEKEISVVVLEKGSEPGAHILSGAIMDPRALNELLPDWREQGAPLNQPVTDDAMVFLGEKSGLRTPGAFLPACFQNHGNYIISLGAFTKWLAQQAENLGVEIFPGFPAAEVLYNENGSVRGVATGNMGVGKDGEPTENFQLGMELLGKYTVFAEGARGHLGRQLIARFKLDEGKDPQTYGLGVKEVWEIDPKRHQPGFVLHTAGWPMKSDTYGGAFLYHMEDNKVTLGFITGLDYSNPYLSPFEEMQRWKLHPNIRWYLEGDEAKGIKPAKRIGYGARAITAGGLMSLPKTVFPGGALVGCEAGYLNVSRIKGSHAAIKTGMLAAEAAFDAVQAGRQHDELTAYPAAFEKSWLYTELKKARNFKAWFKKGLGIATFMNGIEQWLLKGNIPWTLRRSKPDHLYLKPAAECKPIVYPKPDGKLTFDRLSSVFISNTNHEEQQPAHLTLKDASVPVNINLSKFAGPESRYCPAGVYEFVPDEAKAGKERLQINAQNCVHCKTCDIKDPTQNIVWVTPEGGGGPNYVGM, from the coding sequence ATGACCCACGACGAAATCCTCGCCCAGTTCGGCCCCCGCGAATCCATGGAATACGACGTGGTGGTCGTCGGCGGCGGCCCGGCCGGCCTCTCGACCGCCATCCGGCTCAAACAGCTGGCGGCCCAGCATGAAAAGGAAATTTCCGTCGTGGTGCTCGAAAAGGGTTCCGAGCCCGGCGCGCACATTCTCTCGGGCGCCATCATGGATCCGCGCGCGCTCAACGAGCTGCTGCCCGACTGGAGGGAACAGGGCGCGCCGCTGAACCAGCCGGTCACCGACGATGCCATGGTGTTCCTCGGCGAAAAGTCGGGGCTGCGCACACCCGGGGCCTTCCTTCCGGCCTGCTTCCAGAACCACGGCAACTACATCATCAGCCTGGGTGCCTTCACCAAGTGGCTCGCGCAACAGGCCGAAAACCTCGGCGTGGAGATCTTCCCGGGCTTCCCGGCCGCCGAAGTGCTCTACAACGAGAACGGCTCGGTGCGCGGCGTGGCCACCGGCAACATGGGCGTGGGCAAGGACGGCGAGCCGACCGAAAATTTCCAGCTCGGCATGGAGTTGCTCGGCAAGTACACGGTGTTCGCCGAAGGCGCGCGCGGCCACCTCGGCCGCCAACTCATTGCCAGGTTCAAGCTCGACGAGGGCAAGGACCCGCAGACCTACGGCCTCGGCGTGAAGGAAGTGTGGGAAATCGACCCCAAGCGCCACCAGCCCGGCTTCGTGCTGCACACCGCCGGCTGGCCGATGAAGAGCGACACCTATGGCGGCGCTTTCCTCTATCACATGGAGGACAACAAGGTCACGCTGGGCTTCATCACGGGCCTGGACTACAGCAACCCCTACCTGAGCCCGTTCGAGGAAATGCAGCGCTGGAAGCTGCACCCCAACATCCGCTGGTACCTTGAAGGCGACGAGGCCAAGGGCATCAAGCCGGCCAAGCGCATCGGCTACGGCGCGCGCGCCATCACGGCCGGCGGCCTGATGTCGCTGCCCAAGACGGTGTTCCCGGGCGGCGCGCTGGTCGGCTGCGAGGCCGGCTACCTGAACGTGAGCCGCATCAAGGGCAGCCACGCCGCCATCAAGACGGGCATGCTGGCCGCCGAAGCCGCGTTCGACGCGGTGCAGGCCGGCCGGCAGCATGACGAGCTCACGGCCTATCCGGCCGCGTTCGAGAAGAGCTGGCTCTACACCGAGCTGAAGAAGGCGCGCAACTTCAAGGCCTGGTTCAAGAAGGGGCTGGGCATTGCCACGTTCATGAACGGCATCGAGCAATGGCTGCTGAAGGGCAACATTCCTTGGACCCTGCGCCGCAGCAAGCCCGACCACCTGTATCTCAAGCCCGCGGCGGAGTGCAAGCCCATCGTCTACCCGAAGCCGGACGGCAAGCTCACCTTCGACCGGCTCTCGAGCGTGTTCATCAGCAACACCAACCACGAGGAGCAGCAGCCGGCCCACCTGACGCTCAAGGACGCGTCGGTGCCGGTGAACATCAACCTCTCGAAGTTCGCGGGTCCCGAAAGCCGCTACTGCCCGGCGGGGGTATACGAGTTCGTGCCCGACGAGGCCAAGGCGGGCAAGGAGCGCCTGCAGATCAACGCGCAGAACTGCGTGCACTGCAAGACCTGCGACATCAAGGACCCGACGCAGAACATCGTGTGGGTCACGCCTGAAGGGGGCGGGGGGCCGAATTACGTGGGGATGTAG
- a CDS encoding SDR family oxidoreductase, which yields MAYSIDLSGRVAFVTGASSGLGAQFAKTLARAGAAVVLASRRVEKLKELRARIEGEGGDAHVVELDVTEIGSIKAAVARAETEVGPIDILVNNSGVSTTQRLQDVTPDDYDYIFDTNVKGSFFVAQEVGKRMLARAKGSAPGTYIGGRIINIASVAALKVLPQIGAYCMSKAAVVQMTKAMALEWGRFGINVNALCPGYITTELNEDHWVSEGGAKLVNMLPRKRVGKPEDLDGLIVLLASGQSHFVNGAVIAADDGFAL from the coding sequence ATGGCTTACAGCATCGATCTTTCAGGCCGCGTGGCCTTCGTTACCGGCGCTTCCAGCGGATTGGGCGCGCAGTTCGCCAAAACCCTGGCGCGCGCCGGCGCCGCGGTGGTGCTCGCGAGCCGCCGGGTCGAAAAGCTCAAGGAGCTGCGCGCGCGCATCGAAGGCGAGGGCGGCGACGCTCACGTGGTCGAGCTCGACGTGACCGAAATCGGCAGCATCAAGGCCGCCGTGGCACGCGCTGAAACCGAGGTGGGGCCCATCGACATCCTGGTCAACAACTCGGGCGTGAGCACCACCCAACGCCTGCAGGATGTCACGCCCGACGACTACGACTACATCTTCGACACCAACGTGAAGGGCTCCTTCTTCGTCGCGCAGGAAGTGGGCAAACGCATGCTGGCGCGCGCCAAGGGTTCGGCGCCGGGCACCTACATCGGCGGGCGCATCATCAACATCGCCTCGGTGGCCGCGCTCAAGGTGCTGCCGCAGATCGGCGCCTACTGCATGAGCAAGGCCGCGGTGGTGCAGATGACCAAGGCCATGGCGCTCGAATGGGGCCGCTTCGGCATCAACGTGAACGCGCTGTGCCCGGGCTACATCACGACCGAGCTCAACGAAGACCACTGGGTTTCCGAAGGCGGTGCGAAGCTCGTCAACATGCTGCCGCGCAAGCGCGTGGGCAAGCCCGAAGACCTTGACGGCCTGATCGTCCTGCTGGCCAGCGGCCAGAGCCATTTCGTAAACGGCGCGGTCATTGCCGCCGACGACGGGTTCGCGCTCTGA
- a CDS encoding DMT family transporter, with product MAAGLGAGALWGLVFVAPRMVGHFGMVDITAARFVVFGAIAGVAVFTRPASLRWPDRRQALAALGLSVLGFSGYYLLLAFGIAAAGTEVPSLIIGTIPVWMMLLGRPAGLRMQALLPGLVLTGAGIALMVYGAWSAQHGTAGDGVRFGWGIALALCAMASWTVYGLLNAAWLQRHTELNATDWANWLGIATGVGALLLWMVAGSDVATLRARPEGMLFVWLALAGGFGSSWLATVLWNVASQRLSASLCGQLIVSETLFALLYSFLWDGRWPQAAELVAALLFVLGILASIKAHR from the coding sequence ATTGCCGCCGGGCTGGGCGCGGGCGCGCTCTGGGGCCTGGTGTTCGTGGCGCCGCGCATGGTCGGCCACTTCGGCATGGTCGACATCACGGCCGCGCGCTTCGTGGTCTTCGGTGCGATTGCAGGGGTCGCGGTGTTCACGCGGCCTGCCTCGCTGCGCTGGCCCGACAGGCGGCAGGCACTGGCGGCCCTCGGACTCAGCGTGCTGGGCTTCAGCGGTTACTACCTGCTGCTGGCCTTCGGCATCGCGGCGGCGGGCACCGAGGTGCCCAGCCTCATCATCGGCACCATTCCTGTCTGGATGATGCTGCTCGGCCGGCCCGCGGGACTGCGCATGCAGGCGCTGCTGCCGGGACTGGTGCTCACGGGCGCCGGCATTGCGCTGATGGTCTACGGCGCCTGGTCGGCGCAACACGGTACGGCCGGCGACGGCGTTCGCTTCGGCTGGGGCATTGCATTGGCGCTCTGCGCCATGGCGAGCTGGACGGTGTACGGCCTTCTCAATGCCGCATGGCTGCAGCGCCATACCGAGCTCAATGCCACCGACTGGGCCAATTGGCTCGGCATCGCGACCGGCGTGGGCGCCTTGCTGCTGTGGATGGTGGCCGGCAGCGACGTGGCCACACTGCGCGCGCGCCCTGAGGGCATGCTCTTCGTCTGGCTGGCGCTGGCGGGCGGCTTCGGCTCTTCGTGGCTCGCGACCGTTCTCTGGAACGTTGCGAGCCAGCGCCTGTCGGCCAGCCTTTGCGGCCAGCTGATCGTGAGCGAGACGCTGTTCGCCTTGCTCTACTCATTCCTCTGGGACGGCCGCTGGCCGCAAGCCGCCGAACTGGTGGCGGCGCTGCTGTTCGTTCTTGGCATCCTCGCATCCATCAAGGCCCACCGATGA
- a CDS encoding acyl-CoA thioesterase, with product MRIEIPEKKKLVYEMSIPIRWGDMDAMGHLNNGTYFRYLETARIDWIHSLGVQPAPGGEGMVIVNAFCNFYRQLEYPGNVLLKMYVSDPARTTFESWATMARAEAPDVICAAGGATTIWVDFPRQKALPLPDWLRALVSE from the coding sequence ATGAGAATCGAAATCCCCGAAAAGAAGAAGCTCGTGTACGAGATGTCGATCCCGATCCGCTGGGGCGACATGGACGCCATGGGGCATCTCAACAACGGCACCTACTTCCGCTATCTCGAAACCGCGCGCATCGACTGGATACATTCGCTCGGCGTCCAGCCCGCGCCGGGCGGCGAGGGCATGGTGATCGTCAATGCCTTCTGCAACTTCTACCGCCAGCTCGAGTATCCGGGCAACGTGCTGCTCAAGATGTACGTGAGCGACCCGGCCCGGACCACCTTCGAGAGCTGGGCCACCATGGCGCGCGCCGAGGCGCCCGACGTGATCTGCGCCGCGGGCGGAGCGACCACGATCTGGGTCGACTTTCCCAGGCAGAAGGCGCTGCCCCTGCCCGACTGGTTGCGTGCGCTCGTGAGCGAGTAG
- a CDS encoding M949_RS01915 family surface polysaccharide biosynthesis protein — translation MPLQTLALAALALLFAASGHAQIKAEKNACLAYAPFLSADALKKAGVELPVFKRYCYEDRSGGYVLVLGEKQDLPFPGELLSSAIEASLFKVGSSGVLARQWSIRDFAGKEDAGVNFRSKLAEFRDLDADGLIDPILVYRFFAPDGVDSFNNDHFSGGIKIIAFHQGRKVAIHAITGNLDGERKTTANANFFALPRSARQYLVKKMAGMYRARQFGFDNSYEFVPRKVGAR, via the coding sequence ATGCCGCTCCAGACACTGGCGCTTGCCGCCCTTGCGTTGTTGTTTGCTGCTTCCGGCCATGCGCAGATCAAGGCCGAGAAGAATGCATGCCTGGCCTATGCGCCGTTCCTGAGCGCCGACGCATTGAAGAAGGCCGGCGTCGAGCTTCCCGTGTTCAAGCGGTATTGCTACGAGGACAGGTCCGGCGGCTATGTGCTGGTGCTCGGCGAGAAGCAGGACCTACCGTTTCCAGGCGAGCTGCTGTCCTCGGCCATCGAGGCATCGCTCTTCAAGGTAGGCAGCAGCGGCGTGCTGGCGCGGCAATGGTCCATCCGCGACTTTGCGGGCAAGGAAGATGCAGGCGTCAACTTTCGGTCGAAGCTCGCCGAGTTTCGCGATCTCGACGCCGACGGGCTGATCGACCCCATCCTCGTCTATCGCTTCTTCGCCCCCGACGGCGTGGACAGCTTCAACAATGACCATTTCTCGGGCGGTATCAAGATCATTGCCTTCCACCAGGGCCGGAAGGTGGCGATCCACGCCATCACGGGCAACCTGGACGGCGAGCGCAAGACCACGGCCAACGCCAACTTCTTTGCGCTGCCCCGTTCCGCGCGCCAGTACCTCGTCAAGAAGATGGCCGGCATGTACAGAGCGCGGCAATTCGGCTTCGACAATTCGTACGAATTCGTGCCGCGCAAGGTCGGCGCGCGTTGA
- a CDS encoding sensor histidine kinase produces MNAALPKNGPDTLAGRLTRTLIVWVGGVWMLCVLAVVWYVDREINHNFDNELVEVSHRMFDMAVQELDKLQQAGTPAGTPMIAPKQLFSEDAVKYQVVDIHEHVLLRSAEAPTDAFDVPLASGFANNQTWRIYTVRHPTRGLYFQVADPLDERRSALNRTLFGLIIPLGAVLPLLALVLRNVARTELRVLQQLAGEIEKRSGSDLRPITLPGLPRELRSVGDHVNSLLERLSHSLDVERALAANAAHELRTPLAAARLRLQTALEHDLQRNDVQAALDALQILSHRTEKLLQLSRAESGASLARSRVDLVQLAGAVVQEFWNDPQMDQRLALKLPDSAAPVAVGDVDALAIALRNLVENALGYSVGGRVVVEVMAPCTLAVRDFGPGVSAAQLATLQQRHVRHSSDRAGYGLGLSIVSTIVEKHNATLELASPPAGAASGFEARIVLQPA; encoded by the coding sequence ATGAACGCAGCACTCCCGAAAAACGGCCCCGACACGCTGGCCGGCCGACTCACCCGTACCTTGATTGTCTGGGTCGGCGGCGTGTGGATGCTGTGCGTGCTGGCCGTGGTCTGGTATGTGGACCGCGAGATCAACCACAACTTCGACAATGAACTGGTCGAGGTGTCGCACCGCATGTTCGACATGGCGGTGCAGGAGCTCGACAAGCTGCAGCAGGCGGGCACTCCCGCCGGAACGCCGATGATCGCCCCGAAGCAATTGTTTTCGGAAGACGCGGTGAAGTACCAGGTCGTGGACATCCACGAGCACGTGCTGCTGCGGTCGGCCGAGGCGCCCACCGATGCCTTCGACGTTCCGCTTGCCTCCGGCTTCGCGAACAACCAGACCTGGCGCATCTATACCGTGCGGCACCCCACGCGCGGCCTGTACTTCCAGGTGGCCGATCCGCTCGACGAGCGGCGCTCGGCGCTGAACCGCACGCTCTTCGGCCTGATCATTCCGCTCGGCGCCGTGCTGCCGCTGCTGGCCCTGGTGCTGCGCAACGTGGCGCGTACCGAACTGCGCGTGCTGCAGCAGCTCGCGGGCGAGATCGAGAAGCGCAGCGGCTCCGACTTGCGGCCCATCACCTTGCCCGGCCTGCCGCGGGAACTGCGATCGGTCGGCGACCACGTCAACAGCCTGCTGGAACGGCTGTCGCATTCGCTCGATGTCGAACGCGCATTGGCCGCCAATGCGGCGCACGAGCTGAGAACACCGCTGGCTGCGGCCAGGCTGCGCCTGCAGACGGCGCTCGAACACGATCTGCAGCGCAACGACGTCCAGGCCGCGCTCGACGCGCTGCAAATTCTCAGCCACCGCACCGAAAAGCTGCTGCAGCTTTCGAGGGCGGAATCGGGCGCATCGCTCGCGCGCTCGCGGGTCGACCTGGTCCAGCTCGCCGGCGCGGTGGTGCAGGAGTTCTGGAACGATCCGCAGATGGACCAGCGATTGGCGCTCAAGCTGCCCGACAGCGCTGCACCCGTGGCCGTGGGCGATGTCGACGCGCTGGCGATCGCGCTGCGCAACCTGGTCGAAAACGCCCTGGGCTACAGCGTCGGCGGCCGCGTGGTGGTGGAGGTGATGGCGCCCTGCACGCTCGCGGTGCGCGACTTCGGCCCCGGCGTGAGCGCGGCGCAGCTGGCCACGCTGCAGCAGCGCCATGTGCGGCACAGTTCAGACCGCGCAGGCTACGGGCTGGGCCTGTCCATCGTGAGCACCATCGTCGAGAAGCACAACGCGACCCTCGAACTGGCCTCGCCGCCCGCGGGCGCCGCGAGCGGCTTCGAAGCGCGCATCGTGCTGCAGCCGGCGTAG
- a CDS encoding winged helix-turn-helix domain-containing protein — translation MRILLVEDDSALADAVCSYLLAKSFVVDVAPGLAEARGALLSVQYAAVLLDLHLGDGDGLSLLPQVRALREPPIVIVLTARDQVTDRIRGLDAGADDYLIKPYDPAELLARLRAVERRRSAGSSPVLHLGTLEIDLAQDRVRKDGNPVVLTQKEWALLRVMATRPERIHTRENLADALYGFGDEADSNTLEVFISRLRRKLGKNHIQTLRGLGYRLSTSADDDE, via the coding sequence GTGCGCATATTGCTTGTGGAAGATGACAGTGCGTTGGCAGACGCCGTCTGCAGCTATCTGCTTGCGAAATCCTTCGTGGTCGACGTGGCACCCGGCCTCGCCGAAGCCCGTGGCGCGCTGCTTTCTGTGCAATACGCCGCCGTGCTGCTCGACCTGCACCTGGGCGACGGCGACGGCCTTTCGCTGCTGCCGCAGGTGCGGGCGCTGCGCGAGCCGCCCATCGTCATCGTGCTGACCGCGCGCGACCAGGTCACCGACCGTATCCGCGGGCTCGATGCCGGCGCGGACGATTACCTCATCAAGCCCTACGACCCGGCCGAGCTGCTGGCGCGGCTGCGCGCGGTCGAACGGCGGCGCAGCGCGGGCAGCTCGCCGGTGCTGCACCTGGGCACGCTCGAGATCGACCTGGCGCAAGACCGGGTGCGCAAGGACGGGAACCCGGTCGTGCTGACCCAGAAGGAGTGGGCCCTGCTGCGCGTGATGGCCACACGGCCCGAGCGCATCCACACCCGCGAGAACCTTGCCGACGCACTCTACGGCTTCGGCGACGAGGCCGACAGCAACACGCTCGAGGTGTTCATCAGCCGGCTGCGGCGCAAGCTGGGCAAGAACCATATCCAGACACTGCGCGGCCTCGGCTATCGCCTGTCGACCTCGGCAGACGACGACGAATGA
- a CDS encoding phosphatase PAP2 family protein, producing the protein MTRVSTLPNSPDLHLVALTLLTLGLLLGWDSTGGDLALARLAGTPAGFPWRDNAFLVHVMHESAKNLSWLFVIALFAGIRWPLGVLRRLSVRARAQLAFTVLLSVITVSLLKHASHTSCPWDLKEFGGVASHVSHWAWKVYDGGPGGCFPAGHASAAFAYAGGYFVLRRVSPGAAALWLGVSLVAGLMLGVSQQLRGAHYMSHTLWTAWICWTVGFAIDLVAAPRASRLPADEPAVLHAGS; encoded by the coding sequence ATGACGCGTGTCTCGACTCTTCCGAATTCTCCAGACCTTCATTTGGTGGCCTTGACCCTTCTGACGCTCGGGCTCCTGCTCGGCTGGGACTCCACCGGAGGCGATCTCGCGCTCGCGCGCCTGGCCGGCACGCCCGCGGGCTTTCCGTGGCGCGACAACGCTTTTCTGGTTCATGTGATGCATGAGAGCGCAAAGAACCTGAGCTGGTTGTTCGTGATCGCGCTGTTCGCCGGCATTCGCTGGCCGTTGGGCGTCTTGCGGCGGCTGTCCGTTCGCGCCCGAGCGCAGCTGGCTTTCACGGTGCTGCTGTCGGTCATCACCGTCAGCCTGCTCAAGCATGCAAGCCACACCAGCTGCCCGTGGGATCTGAAGGAATTCGGCGGCGTGGCGAGTCATGTGTCGCACTGGGCATGGAAGGTGTACGACGGCGGCCCCGGTGGGTGCTTTCCGGCGGGCCATGCTTCCGCCGCTTTTGCCTATGCGGGCGGCTATTTCGTGCTGCGCAGGGTGTCGCCGGGTGCTGCAGCCCTGTGGCTCGGCGTGTCGCTGGTTGCGGGCCTCATGCTGGGCGTGTCGCAGCAGTTGCGCGGTGCGCACTACATGAGCCACACGCTGTGGACCGCCTGGATTTGCTGGACGGTCGGCTTCGCCATCGACCTGGTTGCCGCGCCCCGTGCTTCCCGGCTGCCCGCAGACGAACCCGCCGTCCTGCATGCAGGCTCTTGA
- a CDS encoding phosphatase PAP2 family protein, with the protein MQALDVALFALINAGVTAPARSIHFARFASDVLPTLLAVAIMGGAALDRRLRYAFFTALVSVLAVWLFVNLLRSALPFQRPAFYGLGIQWAPQGARPGFPSLHAAGTFAAAFSLWCLPWRAPMFAALVLAAVVGWSRVFLGLHFPIDVAVGAMLGALVSIVVERRVSRPLNLALRAYMRPRLRARRSQA; encoded by the coding sequence ATGCAGGCTCTTGATGTCGCGCTGTTCGCGCTGATCAACGCGGGCGTCACGGCGCCCGCGCGGAGCATTCATTTCGCGCGCTTTGCGTCCGACGTGCTGCCGACCCTGCTGGCCGTCGCAATCATGGGCGGGGCGGCGCTCGACCGGCGCCTGCGTTATGCCTTCTTCACCGCGCTGGTCAGCGTGCTGGCGGTCTGGCTCTTCGTGAACCTGTTGCGCTCGGCCCTGCCGTTCCAGCGGCCCGCGTTTTATGGGCTGGGCATTCAGTGGGCGCCGCAGGGCGCCCGGCCGGGCTTTCCGAGCCTGCATGCCGCGGGCACTTTCGCCGCCGCGTTCTCCCTGTGGTGCCTGCCGTGGCGGGCGCCCATGTTCGCCGCGCTGGTGCTGGCCGCGGTGGTGGGGTGGAGCCGCGTGTTTCTGGGGCTGCACTTTCCGATCGACGTGGCGGTCGGCGCCATGCTGGGCGCGCTGGTGTCGATCGTGGTGGAGCGCCGCGTCAGCCGGCCACTGAACCTGGCGCTCAGGGCCTACATGCGGCCCCGGTTGAGGGCGAGGCGCAGCCAAGCCTGA
- a CDS encoding phosphoethanolamine transferase yields MSFSRIEPAPVRGMELPADGTRPVASARAFWARIDLWLTRPRSAQKMVVWLGIYLAVAANWPLWDELARIGGAPSTYLPTTAAMAVLMVCATVALLSFTAWSRWMKPLWFAVVLLAAFVQHYMLEYRVVMDPTMIANVLQTDPHEARDLMSWRMAFHVLLVVLLPGVALWRARLVPMRFVSKLWRNAALLLLAVAVALVAAVSMNRQLAPLMRNNIHLRYMMNPVASLYSAGSVLIKPMFKRSRKLIPITAGTALGASYADQARPPMFVMVVGETARADHFGLNGYARNTTPELATRGVLSYRDVHSCGTNTLASVPCMFSPLGKQGYESRKDDYENLVDVLQAAGLAVLWLDNQAGCKDVCTRIPNASAFDSLSPAQKSALCDGEECLDDVMLKGLDARIAALPAERRAKGVVLVMHQMGSHGPAYYKRSAPEVKRFLPECKTNALAECGHAELQNVYDNSIAQTDRFLGQAIDWLKAQSGQYDPALLYVSDHGESLGEYGLFLHGVPYSFAPEAQKHVPMVTWFGEGMSERRKLSRPCMEAGLDAPLTHDNLYHTVLGLMDVSNSTYKPALDALASCRNKA; encoded by the coding sequence ATGTCTTTTTCGCGAATCGAACCCGCGCCCGTGCGGGGCATGGAACTGCCGGCGGACGGCACGCGGCCCGTGGCGTCCGCACGCGCGTTTTGGGCGCGCATCGACCTGTGGCTGACGCGGCCCCGTTCGGCACAGAAGATGGTCGTTTGGCTCGGCATCTATCTCGCGGTGGCCGCCAACTGGCCGCTGTGGGACGAGCTGGCCCGCATCGGCGGCGCACCCAGCACCTACTTGCCCACGACCGCGGCCATGGCGGTGCTCATGGTGTGCGCCACGGTGGCGCTGCTGTCCTTCACCGCCTGGTCGCGCTGGATGAAGCCGCTGTGGTTCGCCGTGGTGCTGCTGGCGGCGTTCGTCCAGCACTACATGCTCGAATACCGCGTGGTGATGGACCCGACCATGATCGCCAACGTGCTGCAGACCGATCCGCACGAGGCGCGCGACCTGATGAGCTGGCGCATGGCCTTCCATGTGCTGCTGGTGGTCCTGTTGCCGGGCGTGGCGCTCTGGCGCGCGCGCTTGGTGCCGATGCGCTTCGTCTCCAAGCTCTGGCGCAATGCGGCGCTGCTCCTGCTGGCCGTGGCGGTGGCGCTGGTAGCGGCTGTGTCGATGAACCGGCAGCTCGCGCCGCTGATGCGCAACAACATTCATCTGCGCTACATGATGAATCCGGTGGCGAGCCTCTATTCGGCCGGCTCGGTGCTCATCAAGCCGATGTTCAAGCGCAGCCGCAAGCTGATTCCCATCACCGCCGGAACGGCCTTGGGGGCAAGCTATGCGGACCAGGCGCGCCCGCCGATGTTCGTGATGGTGGTGGGCGAGACGGCGCGGGCCGACCACTTCGGCCTCAACGGCTATGCGCGCAACACCACGCCCGAACTGGCGACGCGCGGCGTGCTGAGCTATCGCGACGTGCATTCGTGCGGCACCAACACCCTGGCCTCGGTGCCGTGCATGTTTTCGCCCCTGGGCAAGCAGGGCTACGAATCGCGCAAGGACGACTACGAAAACCTGGTCGACGTGCTGCAGGCCGCCGGCCTCGCGGTGCTGTGGCTCGACAACCAGGCGGGCTGCAAGGATGTCTGCACGCGCATTCCGAATGCCTCCGCCTTCGACAGCCTTTCGCCGGCGCAGAAGAGCGCGCTGTGCGACGGCGAGGAATGCCTGGACGACGTCATGCTCAAGGGCCTCGACGCGCGCATTGCCGCGCTGCCGGCCGAGCGCCGTGCAAAGGGCGTGGTGCTGGTCATGCACCAGATGGGCAGCCACGGCCCGGCTTACTACAAGCGTTCGGCGCCGGAGGTGAAGCGCTTCCTGCCCGAGTGCAAGACCAACGCGCTGGCCGAGTGCGGCCATGCGGAGCTGCAGAACGTGTATGACAACTCGATTGCGCAGACCGATCGCTTCCTGGGCCAGGCCATCGACTGGCTGAAGGCGCAATCGGGGCAGTACGACCCGGCGCTGCTCTACGTGAGCGACCATGGCGAATCGCTCGGCGAGTACGGGCTGTTCCTGCACGGTGTGCCGTACAGCTTCGCACCCGAGGCGCAGAAGCACGTGCCCATGGTCACCTGGTTCGGCGAGGGCATGAGCGAGCGCCGGAAGCTCTCCCGCCCGTGCATGGAAGCGGGGCTCGATGCGCCGCTGACGCACGACAACCTGTACCACACCGTGCTGGGGCTGATGGACGTGAGCAACTCCACCTACAAGCCCGCCCTGGACGCGCTCGCGTCCTGCCGAAACAAGGCTTGA
- a CDS encoding peroxidase-related enzyme, whose amino-acid sequence MADRYPLAELKDLPEDIRTAILAVQEKAGFVPNVFLALARRPAEWRAFFAYHDALMLKEEGSLTKGDREMIVTTTSAANQCLYCVVAHGALLRIYEKKPLVADQVAVNYRKADITPRQRAMLDFAMKVCERSHEIDDADFSALHVHGFDDEDIWDIASITAFFGLSNRLASFSGMQPNPEFFLMGRLPREKK is encoded by the coding sequence ATGGCCGACCGCTACCCTCTCGCCGAGCTGAAAGACCTGCCGGAAGACATCCGCACCGCAATTCTGGCGGTGCAGGAGAAAGCCGGCTTCGTTCCCAACGTTTTCCTTGCGCTGGCGCGCCGCCCGGCCGAGTGGCGCGCCTTCTTCGCGTACCACGACGCGTTGATGCTGAAGGAAGAAGGCTCGCTCACCAAGGGCGACCGCGAGATGATCGTCACGACCACCAGCGCGGCCAACCAGTGCCTGTACTGCGTGGTCGCGCACGGCGCGCTGCTGCGCATCTACGAGAAGAAGCCTTTGGTGGCGGACCAGGTGGCGGTGAACTACCGCAAGGCCGACATCACGCCGCGGCAGCGCGCGATGCTCGACTTTGCAATGAAGGTCTGCGAACGCTCGCACGAAATCGACGATGCGGACTTCAGCGCATTGCATGTCCATGGATTCGACGACGAGGACATCTGGGACATCGCTTCCATCACCGCCTTCTTCGGCCTGAGCAACCGGCTTGCAAGCTTCAGCGGCATGCAGCCGAATCCGGAATTCTTCCTGATGGGGCGGTTGCCCCGCGAGAAGAAATAG